Part of the Lentimicrobiaceae bacterium genome, CAGCGATCATTCCAGCCATTGCAAAAGCAAACAGTAAGCATCCTACTAAAAACCAAGCAGTACCTACTTTTAGTGGAATAAATAGCGATAATATCAGTATTGTCCATTGTAAAATAGTGCTTATAGTGGCGTAACGCTTGTCTTTCGGTGTGTACCACGAAGTATCCACAGCTCGCTTACCACCTTCTTTAAATAAAAACATATACACAAATTGTATCAATACAAGTGTAAAAAGTGGTATCCAAGCGTTTAGCCAACCGAGTTTGAAAGTGGTGTAAAATTGTAGTTCGTTCATAATTCTTATTATTTTATTGTTTAAAGTTTGAAGACCAAAGTCACAAGTCAGAAGTTGACTTCTTAGTTATGTATTTATCATATACAGAATCAAGTAGCAGCTAATTGAATATTAGCTTGCTACTTGTCTACTCAATTTTATTCAAAAAAGTGTATAAAATAGAGATTACCTTCGGTTGTTAGCACATGTTTAACCTCTTTTGTTTGAGGATTATATGAAAAAGCTCCCGATATTTCATCTCCGAATGATGCAAAGATGGCTTCACCTCTGTACATTTCTATTAGAACGCTATACCCATCCGTTAGTGGTAAGCCTTCAATCTTTTCAATAGTTTTAGCATTTAGGTCAATTTCAACTGCCATTGCATTCTTTGCAGTATATGGGTTTGTTCCGTTAAACTCCA contains:
- a CDS encoding isoprenylcysteine carboxylmethyltransferase family protein, with protein sequence MNELQFYTTFKLGWLNAWIPLFTLVLIQFVYMFLFKEGGKRAVDTSWYTPKDKRYATISTILQWTILILSLFIPLKVGTAWFLVGCLLFAFAMAGMIAAFHAYVKTPRDKPVRRGIYRHSRNPMYFFFTVGVVAACIASASLWLLILAVPFILATHGIILGEERYCEEAYGQGYLEYKKRTARYFGRRPK